A region from the Candidatus Zixiibacteriota bacterium genome encodes:
- a CDS encoding PorV/PorQ family protein, translating into MKVERKISVYKLTLLCFAVMLAVYLPADVYGQAKVGTSGAKFLDIGVSARAMGMGEAYSAIANDVSAIYYNPAGLTQMFSREAMFTHVDYFAGITYDFGAVAFPVEMLSGVIGIGFYTLNSGEIPYTTYAYPDGTGEMFFANDYAATLTYARSLTEHFSLGVTFKMLGEYYDNESATGWAADVGTLYDTGYRGFKIAMSIVNFGPDMTMIDQSYPLPINFKFGSSFNFIENPDHFAVFALEGAHPSDNLEQYNAGLEYWYLEKFSLRVGNRFNYDSDGFTFGGGLKWPLGETSEIRIDYSYQDMHFLREIHRFSFSMAF; encoded by the coding sequence AGCGGTCTATCTGCCGGCTGATGTTTACGGACAGGCCAAGGTAGGTACCTCGGGGGCGAAATTCCTTGACATCGGCGTCTCGGCCCGGGCCATGGGTATGGGTGAGGCTTATTCGGCTATCGCCAATGATGTCTCTGCGATATATTACAATCCCGCCGGACTGACTCAAATGTTTTCCCGGGAAGCAATGTTTACTCATGTTGATTACTTCGCCGGAATAACATATGATTTCGGAGCTGTGGCTTTCCCGGTTGAAATGTTATCGGGTGTCATAGGAATCGGTTTTTATACGCTAAATTCCGGGGAAATACCTTATACGACTTATGCCTATCCTGATGGTACCGGAGAAATGTTTTTCGCCAATGACTATGCAGCCACACTCACCTACGCGCGCAGCCTGACTGAGCATTTTTCATTGGGTGTTACATTCAAAATGCTGGGTGAATACTACGACAATGAATCCGCGACCGGCTGGGCGGCCGACGTGGGAACCCTATACGACACCGGTTATCGGGGATTCAAGATTGCTATGAGTATTGTCAATTTTGGCCCGGATATGACAATGATTGATCAATCATATCCGCTGCCAATTAACTTCAAATTCGGCAGTTCTTTCAATTTTATTGAAAACCCGGATCACTTTGCGGTGTTTGCTCTTGAGGGCGCTCACCCTTCGGATAATCTGGAACAGTACAACGCCGGTTTGGAATATTGGTATCTCGAGAAGTTCTCCCTCAGAGTCGGAAATAGATTCAATTATGATTCCGATGGATTTACATTTGGCGGCGGTCTGAAATGGCCTCTGGGAGAAACCAGCGAAATTAGAATCGATTACAGTTACCAGGATATGCACTTCCTGCGAGAGATTCACAGATTTTCATTTTCGATGGCCTTTTAA
- a CDS encoding glycosyltransferase family 39 protein, whose product MKLIYLLWGIQDANQIAALSIDELYHYKWATVIGQGDFLTNAPYFRAPFYSFFLALLLKVSSGSLIFVRIVQLALGCLTITIIYMIGKKISNKLAAVCASVIYLAYPLSAYYEGELLLDSLFILLSMLVYYFYLRGHDFKFPLLTGLFFGLAVITRPTILVFLPVIIYGYFNRARREKTKQLNLKPAFVFIIVGLITIAPVTVINYITSSQLIPISYQGGINFYIGNNPEADGVSAILPPFGREWTLDDANYVARSETGEEIKYGAQSRYWLSKGFDYILSHPVEFSKLYFKKLLLFFSGREFSNNIPLGMTVFDNKVLSKFPVPLIFILGLAIVPLFFDKARKSVMSLYFLIAIYGLAISFFFISSRFRMPIVPILCIIGGFGINIVYENFRAGKLISRSVISIAATLLLIIVLSNLSPATARLDNHQALYIRGNQYLRAGDYRAARARFDSLVNINPMFENGHVNLGITYLKTGNTREAMRYFGMELLYNPKSSEAANNLAAIFILNKEYDSAVYYADAALNIKPYYKEAAVNLLRAVEGISDTAVKNDIEETRKAIRQYLNGDPVYLFEEALYLSNLGRLSEAINNHLKAIDALTNHRRLISFRQNIEDEQAARKRILKLANYQLGYLYGINGEFNKSVLFSRNAIEFDSEFKEAFINLISGYRSLGKNRQADSLAEICMRKWPDN is encoded by the coding sequence GTGAAATTGATATATCTTCTTTGGGGAATTCAGGACGCCAATCAGATCGCGGCATTATCGATAGATGAGCTATACCATTATAAATGGGCAACGGTCATTGGCCAGGGCGATTTTCTGACCAATGCTCCCTATTTCCGGGCGCCTTTTTATTCTTTCTTCCTTGCTTTACTTCTAAAAGTATCATCGGGATCTTTAATATTCGTGCGAATAGTCCAGCTGGCCCTTGGATGCTTGACTATCACGATTATTTATATGATCGGGAAAAAGATTTCGAATAAGTTGGCCGCGGTTTGCGCTTCTGTGATTTATCTGGCATATCCGTTAAGCGCGTATTATGAAGGTGAATTACTATTAGATTCGCTATTTATCCTGTTGTCCATGTTGGTTTATTATTTTTATTTAAGGGGGCATGATTTTAAGTTTCCGTTATTGACCGGTTTGTTCTTCGGACTTGCGGTAATCACCCGGCCGACCATACTTGTATTTTTACCGGTAATAATCTACGGGTATTTTAATCGAGCCAGAAGGGAAAAAACTAAGCAGTTAAATCTAAAACCGGCATTCGTATTTATTATCGTGGGACTGATTACAATCGCGCCTGTAACTGTCATTAACTACATCACTTCAAGTCAATTGATACCGATTTCATATCAGGGCGGCATAAACTTTTATATCGGCAATAATCCTGAAGCCGACGGAGTATCGGCCATATTGCCGCCTTTTGGTAGAGAGTGGACTCTTGATGACGCCAATTACGTTGCGAGAAGTGAAACCGGAGAGGAAATTAAATATGGCGCTCAATCAAGATATTGGCTAAGTAAAGGATTTGATTATATTTTATCGCATCCGGTCGAATTTTCAAAATTGTATTTCAAGAAACTGTTACTTTTCTTTTCCGGGCGTGAATTTTCCAATAATATTCCGCTGGGAATGACGGTGTTTGACAATAAAGTATTGTCGAAATTTCCGGTGCCATTAATATTCATCCTGGGATTGGCGATTGTGCCTTTGTTTTTTGATAAAGCGCGTAAATCGGTTATGTCTTTATACTTTTTGATTGCGATATATGGCCTGGCGATATCATTTTTCTTTATCAGTTCGCGCTTCAGGATGCCGATTGTTCCGATACTTTGCATCATTGGCGGATTTGGCATCAACATCGTCTATGAGAATTTTCGAGCGGGCAAATTGATATCACGATCCGTTATTTCGATAGCGGCAACGCTGCTATTGATAATTGTATTATCCAATCTTTCTCCCGCGACGGCAAGGCTTGATAATCATCAGGCTCTTTATATCCGTGGCAATCAATATTTGCGGGCCGGAGATTATCGGGCGGCCAGGGCAAGATTTGATTCTCTGGTAAATATCAATCCCATGTTCGAAAACGGCCATGTTAACCTGGGAATTACATATTTAAAAACGGGAAATACGCGGGAAGCGATGCGGTATTTCGGCATGGAGTTGCTTTATAATCCCAAATCATCGGAAGCGGCAAATAACCTGGCGGCAATATTTATTCTCAATAAGGAATATGATTCGGCTGTATATTACGCCGATGCGGCCCTTAATATAAAGCCTTATTACAAAGAGGCGGCCGTTAATCTTTTAAGAGCGGTAGAGGGTATTAGCGACACGGCCGTCAAAAATGACATTGAGGAAACCCGCAAGGCTATCAGGCAGTATTTAAATGGCGATCCTGTTTATTTATTTGAAGAGGCGTTGTATTTATCTAATCTTGGACGTTTATCGGAGGCGATTAATAATCATTTGAAAGCTATAGACGCCTTAACGAATCACCGCCGATTGATTTCGTTCAGGCAGAATATTGAAGATGAACAAGCCGCGAGAAAGAGAATACTAAAGCTGGCTAATTATCAATTGGGATATCTTTATGGAATCAATGGAGAGTTTAATAAATCGGTTCTATTTTCCCGAAATGCGATTGAGTTCGATTCGGAATTTAAGGAGGCTTTCATTAATTTAATTTCAGGGTATCGCTCTCTGGGGAAAAATCGCCAAGCGGATTCTTTGGCTGAGATTTGTATGAGGAAATGGCCTGATAATTAA
- a CDS encoding S8 family serine peptidase, whose product MKPAAVTLIKIILLGFLITGIAVAEVTIPESVNNRLQSTPPTSEIELILSFENDLVTPDYYGAKSGKKSVRVDRYRQVVNRLNQNINSLKNALKPQLQLMLTEGKISEYEFFTVSKSLLIRTTNEHVDELINLPGVRLINLNSEIPLVAPVAQKSPSYMATSSLANSALADINVPYLWSRGLTGKGSLICSFDTGVDGDHPALTDKWRGNYTQSASAAWFAPRGDSLPYDNLGHGSHSMGIMLGSTGTDTIGVAPDAQWISAAVIDQGANLSATIADILNAFDWVINPDGDMNTMDDVPDVLNNSWGVPQNIYSDCNNTFWTAIENIEAAGIVAIFAAGNEGPDPQSLRNPADLAGSPLNSLAVGSVNQNTNIIADFSSRGPSSCGGAIKPDIVAPGVSIYSSFKDGTYRLMSGTSMSAPFISGLVALMRQYNPEATVTEIKAALLSATTDLGVSGADNVYGHGYIDASKIFDFLPVPNVPHFTVGSYSISSGGDAYADPGENAGISLTINEPTGKADSVDVWMISQSEHITILPDTIRFYFAQGSNYATNYTLFSASISANAVSGERVSMKIFMNIPGIPQVDTAAISILIGRDIPGQVIEINSESIQFSVSDFGQFGFGLGSIYQAGGHGFKFNNSPNLLYEAGLIIGRNPQLISDGIRDENGKFKRSDFLPGNEFSTYQNEFGFDAVESNFHDGASFPPIPIEVKQTAWTTNHNYSILVFDIYNPSPERLDNLSAGFFCDFDMDRFNDALGYDSMTSIVYQYNPSTQIYVGLVGLSMGEFVITAGQNETDAKSGFTPEQKYELLTSNAPIPVNESNGDWHFSISQNSGTIDAFAASTFAVAIIAGNSLQELREAALIAQSDYGLVLDAKEEVALLPHALELSQNYPNPFNPETAIQFVLKSTQHATLDVYNIIGQNVRNLYDEIALAGEHNVIWDGKDNNGQRVASGVYFYRLTTAVGDSETKKMILMK is encoded by the coding sequence ATGAAGCCTGCCGCCGTTACATTGATAAAGATCATACTCTTAGGATTTCTTATAACCGGCATCGCGGTCGCCGAAGTTACCATACCTGAATCAGTTAATAATCGGTTACAATCTACCCCTCCGACTTCAGAAATAGAATTAATACTCAGTTTTGAAAATGATCTGGTTACGCCCGATTATTATGGCGCCAAATCAGGAAAAAAGAGCGTTCGCGTTGATAGATACCGCCAGGTTGTCAATCGGCTGAATCAAAATATTAATTCCTTGAAAAACGCCCTCAAACCACAATTGCAGCTTATGCTGACTGAAGGAAAAATTTCAGAATATGAATTTTTTACAGTATCCAAATCCTTATTAATCAGGACAACAAATGAGCATGTTGATGAATTAATAAATTTGCCGGGTGTCAGGCTGATTAATCTGAATTCAGAAATCCCACTCGTCGCTCCGGTCGCTCAAAAATCGCCGTCATATATGGCGACATCGTCTCTGGCGAATTCGGCCCTGGCCGATATAAACGTTCCGTATTTATGGTCTCGGGGTCTGACCGGTAAAGGCAGCTTAATCTGTTCATTTGATACCGGGGTTGACGGCGACCACCCGGCCCTGACTGATAAATGGCGCGGAAATTACACCCAATCGGCATCTGCCGCATGGTTCGCGCCGCGTGGCGACTCCCTGCCGTATGATAATCTTGGTCACGGCTCTCACAGTATGGGCATTATGCTCGGCTCCACTGGTACCGATACTATCGGCGTAGCTCCCGACGCCCAATGGATATCTGCCGCCGTTATCGATCAGGGAGCCAATCTCAGCGCCACGATTGCCGATATCCTAAACGCTTTTGATTGGGTAATAAATCCGGACGGCGATATGAATACAATGGATGATGTCCCGGATGTCTTGAATAATAGCTGGGGCGTGCCTCAGAACATTTACAGTGACTGCAACAACACTTTCTGGACAGCAATTGAAAATATTGAAGCTGCCGGAATCGTTGCAATTTTCGCCGCCGGAAACGAAGGTCCTGACCCCCAATCTTTAAGAAATCCTGCTGATTTAGCCGGCTCGCCATTGAATTCTCTGGCAGTCGGTTCCGTCAATCAAAATACAAATATTATCGCCGATTTTTCCAGTCGGGGACCGTCTTCTTGTGGCGGAGCCATCAAGCCCGATATTGTCGCCCCGGGCGTAAGCATCTATTCTTCGTTTAAGGATGGTACCTATCGCTTAATGTCGGGCACCTCAATGTCGGCTCCTTTCATTAGCGGCCTCGTGGCCCTGATGCGCCAGTATAATCCGGAAGCCACCGTCACCGAAATCAAAGCGGCTTTATTGTCCGCCACAACCGATCTGGGAGTATCAGGCGCCGATAATGTTTACGGTCATGGATATATTGACGCCTCAAAAATATTTGATTTTCTGCCGGTACCAAACGTCCCTCACTTTACGGTTGGAAGCTACTCCATTTCCTCTGGCGGAGACGCCTACGCCGATCCCGGAGAAAACGCCGGAATTTCACTAACCATAAACGAACCAACCGGCAAAGCCGATTCGGTAGACGTCTGGATGATATCGCAATCTGAACATATTACCATCCTGCCCGATACAATCCGGTTTTATTTCGCTCAAGGCTCTAACTACGCCACCAATTATACTCTCTTCTCCGCTTCAATTTCAGCCAATGCCGTCTCCGGTGAACGGGTATCTATGAAAATATTTATGAACATACCGGGAATTCCTCAAGTCGATACCGCCGCAATATCAATCTTGATTGGTCGTGATATACCGGGTCAGGTTATTGAGATTAATTCCGAAAGCATTCAATTTTCTGTTTCCGATTTTGGTCAGTTTGGCTTTGGTTTAGGTTCAATCTATCAGGCCGGCGGTCATGGATTTAAGTTCAACAACAGCCCGAACCTGCTTTATGAAGCCGGTTTAATTATCGGCCGTAATCCTCAATTGATTTCAGACGGCATCCGCGACGAAAACGGCAAATTCAAGAGAAGTGATTTCCTGCCGGGAAACGAATTCTCAACCTACCAAAATGAGTTTGGTTTCGATGCCGTTGAAAGCAATTTTCATGACGGCGCTTCATTTCCGCCGATTCCGATTGAAGTAAAACAAACCGCTTGGACGACAAATCATAATTACTCGATTCTTGTCTTTGATATTTACAATCCGTCTCCGGAACGGCTTGATAATCTTTCAGCCGGATTCTTTTGTGATTTTGATATGGATCGATTCAACGACGCCCTTGGTTACGATAGCATGACCAGTATTGTATATCAGTACAACCCCAGCACCCAAATTTATGTGGGATTAGTCGGACTCAGCATGGGCGAATTTGTTATCACAGCGGGCCAAAATGAAACCGATGCCAAATCGGGTTTCACGCCGGAACAAAAATACGAATTATTGACTTCAAATGCGCCCATTCCCGTTAATGAATCAAACGGCGACTGGCACTTTTCTATATCGCAAAATTCAGGCACTATTGACGCCTTTGCAGCCTCAACCTTCGCCGTTGCCATTATTGCCGGAAACTCTCTGCAGGAACTGCGTGAAGCCGCCCTGATCGCACAGAGCGATTATGGTCTGGTTTTGGACGCGAAAGAGGAGGTAGCGTTATTGCCGCACGCTCTGGAACTATCCCAAAATTACCCCAATCCGTTTAATCCGGAAACTGCAATTCAATTCGTTCTGAAATCCACTCAGCATGCGACGCTTGACGTATATAATATAATCGGTCAGAACGTGCGAAATTTGTATGACGAAATCGCGCTCGCCGGGGAACATAATGTCATTTGGGACGGTAAAGATAATAACGGTCAACGAGTCGCGTCAGGCGTTTACTTTTATCGCCTGACTACCGCCGTTGGAGATTCCGAAACCAAAAAGATGATTTTGATGAAATAG
- a CDS encoding M6 family metalloprotease domain-containing protein yields MNRSGLTKIAGILLTIIILHGVSLAAAPSEEVIFRLKESGQLDSYLDRLRQLREAGADTPGKPLLEQRLAANSQAVYTYHVVVLLIDFSDMPYTVGNADPTPEEFDSLLFSDNRKNPTGSMKEFYYENSYGNYVIEGDVFGWYSAPYGHDLFTDPFNAPTLVAMAVNAADNDVDFSKYDNDNDGYVDGVIVVHAGTGAEESGDPTDIHSHSFNIGQSILVDGVRVYRYTIQPEESYITSSIIQIGVFCHEWGHILGLPDLYDTDADAENEGVGRWSIMGSGNYNNQSKSPAHLCAWSKYQLGWLEPIRVTVNELNVDIPAIEFNPVAYLLSRNGGGSSEYFLIENRQKLGFDIGLMGDGIIIYHVDESRTNNRNDWHPLIFIEQADGKYDLQYGRNRGDANDPWPYLDKYDFHDKTEPSSKYYSGISSQVALWNISESDSVMSADIDVTFSRPLLTVMSVMYSDLAYGNQNDVIEAGETIQLLLALQNDWGDAENVVATLNIDDPLITIEEGTAEYGLIATGTSAVSAFPFEFTVPSEYASRIDSFYFDVSANGGSYTISFADETNVGKPQILIVDADDQNPDSLEKVITQPLYNNRKPVRIWDRTDQGLPLPATTSNYPIMIWQTGDYRDDLLTTEDIATMKVYMSNGGNLFLTGEGLAKQLSTQDPDFLNNYLRAEYVDMQYGLIPALNPTDGPISSGLKWMFLNFQLAFDHITPTAEGVAEWEYVTTPGEYGGVSYSGDNYKSVFFAFKMEGIRNTDPQFTPSWEIVDRIMEFFGAIPTDVENPGEMAVNLPQRFKLYQNYPNPFNPVTTINYLITGSGARLDHTSIDIFNILGQHILTLVNRYEIPGEYQVTWDGHGKNGLPVASGIYYYRLTRGAHSEMKKMVFLK; encoded by the coding sequence ATGAACCGGTCTGGACTTACAAAAATAGCTGGAATACTATTGACGATTATCATTCTGCACGGAGTCTCTCTTGCGGCGGCTCCCTCAGAAGAAGTAATATTTCGCCTCAAGGAATCGGGTCAGCTTGATTCATATCTGGATCGACTACGCCAATTGCGCGAAGCGGGAGCTGACACGCCGGGCAAACCTCTGTTGGAGCAAAGATTGGCCGCTAACAGCCAGGCCGTCTATACCTATCACGTCGTAGTTCTCCTGATTGATTTTTCCGATATGCCCTACACTGTTGGCAACGCCGATCCCACACCGGAAGAATTCGATTCCCTGCTTTTCTCCGATAATCGCAAAAATCCAACCGGATCCATGAAGGAGTTTTATTATGAAAATTCCTACGGGAATTATGTCATCGAGGGCGATGTGTTCGGTTGGTATTCGGCTCCGTATGGACACGACTTGTTCACCGACCCGTTTAACGCCCCGACATTGGTCGCCATGGCAGTTAACGCCGCCGATAATGATGTGGACTTCAGCAAATACGATAATGACAACGACGGATATGTCGACGGTGTTATCGTCGTCCATGCCGGAACGGGGGCCGAGGAATCAGGCGATCCGACCGATATCCACTCCCATAGCTTTAATATCGGTCAGTCAATCCTCGTTGACGGCGTCAGAGTATACAGATATACTATTCAACCGGAAGAATCATATATAACGAGTTCTATAATCCAGATTGGTGTTTTTTGCCATGAGTGGGGTCATATCCTGGGCCTTCCTGATTTATACGACACCGATGCCGACGCCGAAAACGAGGGTGTCGGTCGCTGGTCTATCATGGGTTCCGGCAACTATAACAACCAGTCCAAATCACCGGCTCACTTATGTGCTTGGTCAAAATACCAATTAGGATGGCTCGAACCGATTCGGGTGACGGTAAATGAATTAAACGTTGATATCCCGGCAATCGAATTTAATCCGGTCGCATATTTACTTTCCAGAAACGGAGGCGGGTCCTCGGAATACTTCCTGATTGAAAATCGTCAAAAGCTCGGCTTTGATATCGGACTTATGGGTGATGGCATCATAATTTATCATGTCGATGAATCACGCACAAATAATCGTAATGATTGGCATCCCTTAATTTTTATTGAGCAGGCCGACGGCAAATATGATCTTCAATACGGCCGAAATCGAGGCGATGCCAACGATCCTTGGCCCTATCTGGATAAATACGATTTTCACGATAAAACCGAACCCAGTTCCAAATACTATAGCGGAATCTCCTCGCAAGTTGCCTTATGGAACATTTCCGAATCTGACTCGGTTATGTCCGCCGACATTGATGTTACCTTTTCACGACCCTTGTTAACGGTTATGTCGGTAATGTATTCAGACCTCGCCTACGGAAATCAAAACGATGTCATTGAAGCCGGGGAGACCATTCAGCTTTTACTTGCCCTGCAAAATGACTGGGGCGACGCTGAAAACGTTGTCGCCACTTTAAATATAGACGATCCCTTGATAACAATAGAAGAGGGTACCGCCGAATACGGTTTGATCGCCACCGGAACGAGTGCGGTCAGCGCATTTCCTTTTGAATTTACCGTCCCATCCGAATATGCGTCACGAATTGACTCATTCTATTTTGACGTCAGCGCCAACGGGGGGTCATATACTATTTCATTCGCAGACGAAACAAATGTCGGCAAACCGCAGATTTTAATCGTTGATGCCGATGACCAAAACCCGGACAGCCTTGAAAAGGTCATTACTCAACCCCTTTACAACAATCGCAAACCGGTCCGGATTTGGGACCGCACCGATCAGGGATTACCTTTACCGGCCACGACTTCTAATTACCCTATCATGATTTGGCAGACCGGCGATTATCGAGACGATTTGTTGACGACTGAAGATATTGCCACTATGAAAGTTTATATGTCGAATGGCGGTAATCTCTTCCTCACTGGCGAAGGATTGGCTAAGCAATTATCGACACAGGATCCTGATTTTCTCAATAATTATCTGCGGGCAGAATATGTCGATATGCAGTACGGACTAATCCCCGCTCTCAATCCGACGGATGGACCTATCTCATCTGGGTTAAAATGGATGTTTTTGAATTTCCAATTGGCCTTCGACCATATTACTCCGACCGCCGAAGGCGTTGCAGAATGGGAATACGTCACGACTCCGGGAGAATACGGCGGGGTTTCATATAGCGGCGATAATTACAAATCTGTGTTTTTTGCCTTTAAGATGGAGGGTATTCGAAATACGGACCCTCAATTTACTCCCTCATGGGAGATAGTGGATCGCATAATGGAATTTTTTGGCGCAATTCCTACCGATGTGGAAAACCCGGGAGAGATGGCCGTTAACCTGCCCCAGCGATTCAAACTCTACCAAAACTATCCCAATCCCTTCAACCCCGTTACGACGATCAACTATCTCATTACCGGTTCTGGAGCGCGGCTCGATCATACCAGCATTGATATTTTCAATATTCTGGGTCAACACATTTTGACGCTGGTGAACCGCTACGAAATACCGGGAGAATATCAGGTTACCTGGGATGGTCACGGCAAGAACGGCTTGCCAGTGGCGTCCGGGATTTACTATTATCGATTAACGCGCGGCGCCCATAGTGAAATGAAAAAAATGGTATTTTTGAAGTAG
- a CDS encoding energy-coupling factor transporter transmembrane component T, with product MLSTDKLIIGQYQPGQGFTYRLDPRTKILIIFMVMIWVLAITNLVFYLCLIATLFTWLLSCRLGITRILNNLKPIIWFVTFTILIHFVFSGKNDPVKIFQIGEFSVSATALKLAAIYSARIVIFVLATFVISLTTSPLAISEGIVSLIKPLRWLKVPVYDLGMILFIALRFIPVLTGEFEMIRKAQYIRGISLSGNLFSRIKKSIALILPVFFGAMRRADELSVAIETRGYKSGQPRSSLRPLRFSMVDISTLSLLVMIAIGYIAARNLL from the coding sequence ATGCTGAGTACGGATAAACTCATTATTGGTCAATACCAACCCGGTCAGGGATTTACCTATCGACTTGATCCGCGAACCAAAATATTGATAATCTTTATGGTCATGATCTGGGTTTTGGCGATTACTAATCTTGTATTTTATCTTTGCCTGATTGCGACACTCTTTACCTGGCTGCTTTCATGCCGCCTGGGAATCACTCGAATCTTAAACAATCTGAAACCAATCATCTGGTTTGTGACCTTTACGATTCTTATTCATTTTGTGTTTTCGGGGAAAAATGATCCGGTCAAAATATTCCAAATCGGTGAATTTAGCGTAAGTGCGACGGCTTTGAAACTGGCCGCAATTTATTCGGCGCGCATAGTCATTTTTGTTCTGGCTACTTTTGTGATTTCCCTGACAACCAGCCCATTAGCGATCTCTGAAGGAATCGTATCTTTAATAAAGCCGCTGAGATGGCTGAAAGTACCGGTTTATGATCTGGGTATGATTTTATTTATCGCTCTGCGCTTTATTCCGGTTTTGACCGGCGAATTTGAAATGATCCGAAAAGCTCAATATATACGAGGAATAAGTTTGTCGGGTAATTTGTTTTCCCGAATTAAAAAATCTATCGCGCTAATCCTTCCGGTTTTTTTCGGCGCTATGCGGCGAGCCGATGAGCTTTCGGTCGCTATTGAAACGCGCGGCTATAAGAGCGGCCAACCGCGCAGTTCGCTCCGGCCTCTGCGGTTTTCAATGGTCGATATTTCTACCCTCAGCTTGTTGGTTATGATCGCAATTGGTTATATTGCTGCGCGGAATTTGTTATAA
- the truA gene encoding tRNA pseudouridine(38-40) synthase TruA → MSRNIKLKIEYNGSDYSGWQYQPKQKTVQGEIERAIKKVISKKATLYVAGRTDAGVHARGQVANFRTESKLTPSKLRDALNFYLPNDILIVSAHEVPIDFHARYDAIYRHYCYNIAGERSAFDNDRTWLVRASLNRAALERAADYIIGDHDFASFCVSSSLKENNHCLIYHSRWISNKKCLSYEITADRFLHTMIRSLVGLMIEFARGAITFKRFKEIFHGGDHSALPRIAPALGLCLVEVEY, encoded by the coding sequence ATGAGCAGAAATATAAAACTGAAAATTGAATATAACGGTTCCGATTATTCCGGCTGGCAATACCAGCCGAAACAAAAAACGGTGCAGGGCGAGATTGAGAGAGCGATCAAGAAAGTAATTTCAAAAAAAGCCACTCTGTACGTTGCCGGTCGCACCGATGCCGGAGTTCACGCCCGAGGGCAAGTAGCCAATTTTAGGACAGAATCAAAATTAACTCCATCTAAATTACGAGATGCCTTGAATTTTTACCTGCCGAATGATATATTGATTGTTTCGGCGCATGAAGTTCCGATTGATTTTCATGCCCGATATGATGCGATTTACAGGCATTATTGCTATAATATTGCTGGCGAGCGCTCGGCCTTTGACAATGATAGAACCTGGCTGGTGCGCGCGTCTTTGAACAGAGCGGCTCTTGAAAGGGCGGCCGATTATATAATTGGAGATCATGATTTCGCTTCGTTTTGCGTATCAAGTTCTTTGAAAGAAAATAATCATTGCCTGATCTATCACTCGCGATGGATAAGCAATAAGAAATGTTTGAGTTATGAGATAACTGCCGACAGGTTTTTGCATACGATGATCAGGTCGTTAGTCGGTTTAATGATAGAATTCGCGCGCGGCGCGATTACATTTAAACGCTTTAAGGAAATATTTCACGGCGGCGACCATTCCGCCCTGCCCCGGATAGCCCCGGCGCTGGGCCTTTGTCTGGTTGAAGTCGAATATTAA
- the fsa gene encoding fructose-6-phosphate aldolase: protein MKFFIDTANLDEIKQAADMGILDGVTTNPSLLAKEKGSYKEILTKICKIVPGSVSAEVVAIDAEGMIREGKELARIADNITIKIPTILEGLKAIKSLAAEGIMTNATLVFNPMQALMVAKAGATYASPFIGRIDDMSHDGMRLIEKIIVIYENYGYETQVLSASIRTTQHVIQSALMGAHVCTMPFKVITQLIKHPLTDIGLKKFLEDWEKVNKG, encoded by the coding sequence ATGAAGTTTTTTATCGACACGGCCAATCTCGATGAAATAAAACAGGCGGCCGATATGGGGATTTTGGATGGCGTTACTACGAATCCATCTTTGTTGGCCAAAGAAAAGGGCTCCTACAAAGAGATCCTGACGAAAATATGCAAAATCGTTCCGGGATCGGTATCGGCCGAAGTGGTGGCGATTGATGCCGAGGGCATGATCAGGGAAGGCAAAGAACTGGCCCGAATAGCGGACAATATAACCATCAAAATCCCGACCATTCTGGAAGGTCTCAAGGCGATTAAATCTCTCGCCGCCGAAGGCATCATGACCAACGCGACGCTCGTTTTTAATCCTATGCAGGCTTTGATGGTCGCCAAAGCGGGAGCGACTTATGCCTCGCCGTTTATCGGTCGCATCGACGACATGTCTCATGACGGCATGCGATTAATCGAAAAAATCATCGTCATATATGAAAATTACGGCTATGAAACGCAGGTTTTATCGGCTTCGATTCGAACCACGCAGCACGTCATCCAGTCAGCCTTAATGGGCGCCCATGTATGTACAATGCCGTTTAAGGTTATCACTCAGTTGATCAAGCACCCGCTGACCGATATCGGACTCAAAAAATTCCTCGAAGATTGGGAAAAGGTGAATAAGGGCTAA